One window of Fusarium keratoplasticum isolate Fu6.1 chromosome 2, whole genome shotgun sequence genomic DNA carries:
- a CDS encoding SMK-1 domain-containing protein — protein MAQPVPHQPTDKKRVKVYELRNNDWFDRGTGFCSASFETLEDGRKDPRVIVESEDQPDRLLLETKIQKEDGFQKQQDTLIVWQEPSNGVDMALSFQEAEGCSMIWRFVSSVQQTFHNLAGAGMQTYSSSEEDYFADAKCLDDGLSDDLAIDVPPTINLPTAELGNLGEIESTMRMMSTTANGRDALAKAIMAEDYIGKLIPMVEMAEDLESLQDLHRLCNIMKTVILLNDTSIIEHAVSDECVLGVVGALEYDPDFPSHKANHRHWLGNQGRYKEVVRIEDEQTRRKIHQTYRLQYLKDVVLARILDDPTFSVLNSLIFFNQVDIVQHLQANAAFLNELFGIFSTANNDQKRKKEAVLFIQQCCAIAKNIQPPARQTLYNNFIAHGLLQVIHFGLRHHDVGVRVGATDILISIIDHDPQMIRQTLYRQMHENQPPLTDSLIDLLLVEVDLGVKSQISEALKVLLDPGPAQMPNAESFAKANGDFGGRPRPQGSLDPQQDIFLHRFYERSAPRLFKPLLDLEKRTDMNFPVQQASMFTYLIEILCFFIRQHNLRCKFFVMSNNIAQRVAQLLKCPEKYLRLVAIRFFRSLIGLQDEFYIKQLTEKQVLGPILDVLIETMPRDNLLGSASLEFFEFIKKENVKDLIKHLVVNYRERLLGLSSMPTFRDIILRYDQTQGYTSNMDYFLEGEDEIGRRPQPTRLMEQINVEQEQEEYWATSDPEEEEDSQNKDPEKAPSTNGSTASKPLVDYASDEETDENVDPQASESQSDVASDAVGSPIDSSLGVVPPLERLSEKRRREEDEDEDELGKLLHNKRRNSSGSVGSGSGTSHGVLRRRKSFNAGPTSGNGPKKIAISLSSALRTGSGPGSNEDS, from the exons atggcacAGCCCGTGCCTCATCAGCCCACCGATAAGAAGCGCGTCAAGGTCTACGAGCTCCGTAACAATGACTGGTTCGACCGAGGCACCGGCTTCTGCAGCGCGAGCTTCGAGACT CTCGAAGATGGTCGCAAGGATCCGCGCGTCATCGTTGAATCCGAAGACCAACCCGACCGCCTCCTACTAGAGACCAAGATCCAGAAAGAAGATGGCTTTCAGAAGCAGCAAG ATACCCTCATCGTATGGCAGGAGCCGAGCAATGGCGTGGATATGGCTCTCAGCTTTCAAGAAGCCGAAGGATGCTCCATGATTTG GCGATTCGTGAGCAGCGTCCAGCAAACCTTTCACAACCTTGCTGGCGCCGGTATGCAGACCTACTCCTCATCCGAGGAGGATTACTTTGCTGATGCCAAATGTCTAGACGATGGCCTCTCCGACGATCTCGCTATCGATGTCCCGCCCACGATCAACCTACCCACCGCCGAACTCGGAAATCTTGGCGAGATTGAGTCAACCATGCGGATGATGAGTACGACAGCTAACGGTCGTGATGCGCTTGCAaaggccatcatggccgaggatTACATTGGCAAACTCATCCCCATGGTTGAGATGGCTGAAGATCTTGAGAGCCTCCAGGACTTGCACCGGCTCTGCAATATCATGAAGAcagtcatcctcctcaacgacACTTCGATTATCGAGCATGCTGTATCAGACGAATGCGTGTTGGGTGTCGTCGGTGCCCTCGAGTATGATCCAGACTTCCCCAGTCACAAAGCTAATCATCGTCACTGGCTCGGAAACCAAGGTCGCTACAAGGAAGTGGTGCGGATTGAGGATGAGCAGACCCGTCGGAAGATCCATCAGACATATCGGCTACAGTACCTCAAGGATGTCGTCCTTGCGCGCATTCTCGACGACCCTACCTTTTCGGTCCTCAATTCCCTCATCTTTTTCAACCAGGTCGACATTGTCCAACATCTGCAAGCGAATGCAGCGTTCCTCAACGAACTGTTTGGTATCTTTAGTACTGCAAACAACGatcagaagaggaagaaggaggcggTCCTGTTTATTCAGCAGTGTTGTGCTATAGCAAAGAACATCCAGCCACCGGCCCGCCAGACCTTGTACAACAACTTCATCGCCCACGGCCTTTTGCAGGTCATCCACTTTGGATTGCGACACCACGATGTTGGAGTGAGGGTCGGCGCTACGGATAttctcatctccatcatcgaccaCGACCCCCAGATGATTCGCCAGACGCTCTACCGACAGATGCACGAGAATCAGCCACCCCTGACGGATTCACTGATTGATCTTTTATTGGTGGAAGTTGACCTCGGTGTCAAGTCGCAAATATCAGAAGCTCTCAAAGTGCTCCTGGACCCTGGACCTGCGCAAATGCCGAACGCCGAGAGCTTTGCAAAGGCGAATGGCGACTTTGGCGGGAGACCGCGTCCTCAAGGGAGCCTGGATCCTCAGCAAGACATCTTCCTGCACCGATTCTATGAACGATCTGCGCCGAGGCTGTTCAAGCCATTGCTCGACCTGGAGAAGCGAACAGACATGAACTTCCCCGTACAACAAGCGTCTATGTTTACGTATCTGATAGAGATTCTGTGTTTCTTTATCCGACAGCATAATCTGCGCTGCAAGTTTTTTGTCATGTCGAACAACATTGCTCAGCGAGTTGCTCAACTTCTCAAATGCCCCGAGAAGTATTTGCGACTGG TTGCTATCCGATTCTTCCGCTCTTTGATTGGACTCCAGGACGAATTCTACATCAAGCAGCTGACGGAAAAGCAAGTGCTGGGACCAATTCTCGATGTGCTTATTGAAACCATGCCCAGGGACAACCTCCTGGGTTCCGCATCGCTGGAGTTCTTCGAGTTCATTAAGAAGGAGAACGTTAAAGATCTGATCAAGCACCTTGTAGTGAACTACCGGGAGCGACTGCTAGGTTTGAGCTCCATGCCCACGTTCCGAGACATCATTCTTCGATATGATCAAACTCAGGGATATACATCAAACATGGATTACTTCCtagagggcgaggatgagatAGGCAGGAGACCACAGCCGACGAGATTGATGGAACAAATCAATGTTGAGCAGGAGCAAGAAGAGTACTGGGCAACATCGGAccccgaggaagaggaggattcACAGAACAAGGACCCAGAGAAGGCGCCTTCGACCAACGGGTCTACCGCATCGAAACCTCTCGTGGATTACGCATCCGATGAAGAGACGGACGAAAATGTTGATCCTCAAGCATCAGAGAGCCAAAGCGATGTGGCATCGGACGCCGTGGGGTCACCAATCGACTCGAGCCTCGGAGTTGTACCGCCACTGGAACGACTGTCAGAAAAGCGACGAcgcgaagaggatgaggacgaagatgagctCGGGAAGCTTCTGCACAACAAGCGACGCAACAGCAGTGGCTCTGTTGGTAGCGGCTCGGGAACATCTCACGGCGTCCTCCGCAGACGCAAGAGCTTCAACGCCGGCCCTACCAGTGGCAATGGCCCGAAGAAGATCGCTATCAGCCTGTCCTCGGCTCTACGGACAGGCAGCGGCCCGGGATCCAACGAGGACTCGTGA